One Cryptomeria japonica chromosome 9, Sugi_1.0, whole genome shotgun sequence genomic window carries:
- the LOC131034487 gene encoding aspartic proteinase nepenthesin-1, with product MVQAQEIMAGGIGLKAFCTVCILIAIVSSVSATNSSKLNYDTVDTDGFRAELEHIDSQLISIHNITWLQRAVERSKQRLQSFTAARTEKTKAKDLGASVNMGKGEFVMKLAIGTPGVAMAAIVDTGSDLTWTQCKPCTDCFAQSTPIFNPALSSSYKKLLCSHALCSTQALPEFSCISKACEYMYTYGDLSATAGTLSSETFTFSSPKSKAKPSKVRVAFGCGHDNEGDGFEQASGIVGLGRGSLSFIAQLGKSLAHKFSYCLSDSPAKSSTIFFGQAARLEGRVVKSTPFQVDHRGEPTYFYLSLQGISVGKRLLGIRKGTFDVRSDGTGGFIIDSGTTITYLPELAYGALKKELVSLIKLATVDGSQFGLDLCYKIRSVKPSLAQFPKLTFHFKGADYVLPPENYMISADSSSKLLCLAMMPSGDGISIFGNVQQQNNQILYDLGKNMLSFSPALCDSI from the coding sequence ATGGTTCAAGCTCAGGAGATTATGGCGGGTGGAATTGGGTTGAAGGCCTTCTGCACTGTTTGCATACTCATAGCCATTGTTTCTTCTGTATCTGCAACAAATTCTTCCAAATTGAACTATGATACTGTCGATACAGATGGATTCAGAGCAGAACTCGAGCATATTGATTCTCAACTCATCTCTATCCACAACATCACTTGGCTGCAACGAGCAGTGGAACGAAGCAAGCAGAGGCTGCAAAGCTTCACTGCAGCACGCACAGAAAAGACCAAGGCGAAAGATTTAGGAGCGTCTGTGAACATGGGAAAAGGGGAATTTGTGATGAAACTGGCAATTGGAACTCCGGGCGTAGCCATGGCGGCGATTGTGGACACTGGAAGCGATTTGACATGGACCCAATGCAAGCCCTGTACCGATTGCTTTGCGCAGTCCACTCCCATTTTCAACCCTGCTCTGTCCTCCTCTTACAAAAAGCTCCTCTGTTCTCACGCCCTCTGCTCCACCCAAGCTCTTCCCGAATTCTCCTGCATATCCAAGGCCTGTGAGTACATGTACACATATGGTGATCTCTCTGCCACTGCTGGAACACTCTCTTCTGAAACCTTCACTTTTAGTTCCCCCAAATCGAAAGCCAAGCCTTCAAAGGTGAGAGTTGCATTTGGGTGCGGCCATGACAATGAAGGCGACGGATTCGAGCAAGCAAGCGGAATTGTGGGGCTGGGAAGAGGGTCACTGTCCTTCATTGCCCAGCTTGGCAAATCCCTTGCCCACAAATTCTCCTACTGTCTCAGCGATTCCCCTGCCAAATCCAGCACCATTTTTTTTGGCCAGGCGGCCCGATTGGAAGGCCGGGTTGTGAAATCTACTCCGTTTCAAGTCGATCACAGGGGAGAACCAACTTACTTCTATCTCTCTCTGCAGGGGATCAGCGTGGGGAAGAGATTGCTCGGGATTCGGAAAGGGACTTTCGATGTTAGATCGGATGGAACAGGCGGATTCATCATAGACTCTGGAACAACCATCACATATCTGCCCGAGCTCGCCTACGGTGCTCTGAAAAAGGAGTTGGTTTCCTTAATTAAGCTTGCCACTGTCGATGGCTCACAATTCGGGCTCGATCTCTGCTATAAAATTCGTTCTGTTAAGCCTTCTCTCGCCCAATTTCCCAAATTGACTTTCCATTTCAAAGGGGCAGATTATGTTCTGCCTCCAGAGAATTACATGATTTCTGCTGATTCGAGTAGTAAATTGTTGTGTCTTGCAATGATGCCCTCCGGTGATGGGATCTCCATCTTTGGGAATGTGCAGCAGCAGAACAACCAAATTCTTTACGATTTGGGAAAAAATATGCTCTCCTTCTCGCCTGCTCTCTGCGACAGCATTTGA